From a single Chitinophaga sp. Cy-1792 genomic region:
- a CDS encoding UDP-N-acetylmuramoyl-L-alanyl-D-glutamate--2,6-diaminopimelate ligase translates to MKTLRDILYNVSIQAVHGNTDIPVNALAIDSRAIGKNDAFIAVKGVHVDGHQFIGKAISQGATAVICEDLPETMADNITYVQVKDSAAASGIIAGHFYDNPSQHLKLVGVTGTNGKTTIATLLFRLFTKLGYHCGLLSTVQNQIGDTVIPSTHTTPDPISLNALLAQMVNEGCAYAFIEVSSHAIHQQRIAGLHFAGGLFSNITHDHLDYHKTFDEYIRVKKSFFDNLPASAFALTNLDDKRGNVMLQNTKAKKATYSLHTLADFKGKILENNLTGLIMMIDDTEVHFRLIGEFNAYNLLAVYGAAVLLGQDKSDVLQALSDIRGAEGRFDYFISDKDQIIAIVDYAHTPDALKNVLATIKNLRKGNEQLITVVGCGGDRDTAKRPIMADVAVESSDRVILTSDNPRSEDPNAIIEQMQAGIPVHLRKKALSIVDRKEAIRTAIALAGKEDIILVAGKGHEKYQEIHGVKHPFDDKQVLHEMMQQLEK, encoded by the coding sequence ATGAAGACGCTGCGCGACATATTATACAACGTAAGCATTCAGGCCGTTCACGGAAATACTGACATTCCCGTGAACGCGCTGGCTATTGACTCAAGAGCAATCGGAAAAAATGATGCCTTCATCGCTGTTAAAGGCGTCCACGTTGATGGACACCAATTCATCGGGAAAGCCATCAGCCAGGGTGCCACCGCTGTCATCTGTGAAGATCTGCCCGAAACAATGGCAGACAATATCACCTATGTACAGGTGAAAGACAGCGCCGCAGCCAGCGGTATCATAGCAGGTCACTTCTATGATAACCCGTCGCAACACCTGAAACTGGTAGGCGTAACAGGTACCAATGGTAAAACAACCATCGCTACCCTCTTATTCCGCCTCTTTACAAAACTGGGCTACCACTGCGGTCTACTGTCTACTGTACAAAACCAGATAGGCGATACCGTTATACCTTCTACGCATACCACCCCTGATCCTATCAGTCTCAACGCACTGCTGGCCCAGATGGTAAACGAAGGTTGCGCCTACGCTTTCATTGAAGTAAGCTCACACGCTATACATCAGCAACGTATCGCAGGATTACATTTCGCCGGCGGACTGTTCAGCAATATCACACATGATCACCTGGACTACCATAAAACCTTCGACGAATACATCCGCGTAAAGAAATCGTTCTTTGATAACCTGCCAGCTTCGGCTTTTGCACTCACCAACCTCGATGATAAAAGAGGTAACGTCATGCTGCAAAATACCAAAGCAAAAAAGGCAACTTATAGTCTGCATACACTGGCCGACTTCAAAGGCAAAATCCTGGAAAACAACCTGACAGGATTAATCATGATGATCGACGACACGGAAGTTCATTTCCGCCTCATCGGTGAATTCAATGCCTACAACCTGCTCGCCGTATATGGCGCGGCAGTATTACTCGGACAGGATAAATCAGACGTATTGCAGGCACTTAGTGATATCCGTGGCGCTGAAGGCAGATTCGACTACTTCATCTCCGACAAAGACCAGATCATCGCTATTGTTGATTATGCTCATACGCCGGATGCACTGAAAAATGTACTGGCTACCATTAAAAACCTGCGCAAAGGCAATGAACAACTGATTACCGTTGTTGGCTGCGGAGGCGACAGAGATACCGCCAAACGCCCTATCATGGCTGATGTGGCAGTGGAAAGTTCAGATCGCGTGATCCTTACTTCCGATAACCCGCGCTCTGAAGATCCCAATGCCATCATCGAACAGATGCAGGCAGGTATACCTGTTCATCTTCGTAAAAAAGCATTGTCTATCGTAGACAGAAAAGAAGCGATAAGAACAGCAATCGCCCTTGCCGGTAAAGAAGATATCATTCTCGTTGCCGGTAAAGGACACGAAAAATACCAGGAAATCCACGGCGTGAAACACCCGTTCGATGATAAACAGGTATTGCATGAAATGATGCAGCAACTGGAAAAATAA
- a CDS encoding FtsL-like putative cell division protein: MAEEEIIDKIQEEPITEESPLSEPKKEWRLRINYTMLVQNMPRILFLAALALVYIANSHLAEKRIRRINQLSKEIKELKWEYINVKSELMFRSKMSEVSKSVEQLGLKQLSSPPRKIVLKNNNEK; this comes from the coding sequence GTGGCAGAGGAAGAAATTATCGACAAAATTCAGGAAGAACCGATAACGGAAGAATCACCCTTATCGGAACCTAAAAAAGAATGGCGGCTCCGTATCAACTACACCATGTTGGTACAGAACATGCCCCGTATCCTGTTCCTCGCCGCCCTGGCGCTGGTTTATATCGCCAACAGCCACCTCGCAGAAAAACGAATCAGACGCATCAACCAGCTCAGTAAAGAAATTAAAGAGCTCAAGTGGGAATACATCAACGTGAAGAGTGAGCTCATGTTCAGAAGCAAAATGAGTGAAGTCAGTAAATCTGTAGAACAGCTGGGACTAAAACAACTTAGCTCCCCGCCTCGAAAAATTGTACTGAAAAATAATAACGAAAAATGA
- the murD gene encoding UDP-N-acetylmuramoyl-L-alanine--D-glutamate ligase, with product MAHKLIILGAGESGIGAALLGKQQGYEVFVSDGSKIKDIYKQELAVNHIPFEEEHHSWDIILGADEIVKSPGIPEKTELMKKVREQGVPVISEIELAYRFSKGKKIIAITGSNGKSTTTALTYHIFKTAGYNVAMVGNIGISYARQVATAPAEYYVIEVSSFQLDDIKEFKPDVAILLNITPDHLDRYEYKMENYVASKFRITMNQTIEDKFIYCMDDPEITQHLAQQPIYSTSIPFTIMKRLKNGGYVDNDQLHIKVDEDPVIVSIYDLALKGKHNLYNSMAAGIAGKTMDIRKEKIRESLTSFKSLEHRMEYVATVKGVDFINDSKATNVNSVWFALESIEKPIVLIMGGVDKGNDYGAIRSLVQEKVKAIVCLGIDNKPIEDALSNDTPVMVSTTSMKEAVVTALKLADKGDVVLLSPACASFDLFKNYEDRGRQFKDAVREL from the coding sequence ATGGCACATAAACTCATCATATTAGGAGCCGGAGAAAGCGGAATCGGAGCAGCCTTGCTGGGAAAACAGCAGGGATATGAAGTTTTTGTGTCTGACGGGAGCAAAATCAAAGACATTTATAAGCAGGAACTGGCGGTAAACCACATTCCATTCGAAGAGGAACATCATTCCTGGGATATCATTCTTGGTGCAGACGAAATCGTTAAAAGCCCCGGCATCCCTGAAAAAACGGAACTGATGAAAAAGGTACGTGAACAAGGCGTACCTGTAATCTCTGAGATTGAGCTGGCCTACCGTTTTTCGAAGGGTAAAAAGATTATTGCCATCACTGGCAGCAACGGCAAAAGCACGACTACCGCACTTACCTACCACATCTTCAAAACCGCAGGTTATAATGTGGCCATGGTAGGAAATATCGGTATCAGCTATGCCCGCCAGGTGGCCACCGCACCAGCGGAGTATTATGTGATTGAAGTTAGCAGCTTTCAGCTGGATGACATAAAGGAATTTAAACCCGATGTGGCCATCCTGCTGAACATTACGCCTGATCACCTGGATCGCTACGAGTACAAAATGGAAAACTATGTAGCCTCCAAATTCAGAATCACCATGAACCAGACAATAGAAGACAAATTCATCTATTGCATGGACGATCCTGAGATCACGCAACATCTGGCTCAGCAACCCATTTATTCAACATCAATACCTTTTACCATTATGAAACGACTGAAGAACGGCGGCTATGTCGACAACGACCAGTTGCATATAAAGGTAGACGAAGACCCGGTTATAGTTTCTATTTACGATCTCGCGCTGAAAGGAAAACATAACCTCTATAACTCCATGGCAGCAGGAATCGCAGGCAAAACAATGGATATCCGTAAGGAAAAGATCCGTGAGAGCCTCACTTCCTTCAAAAGCCTGGAACATAGAATGGAATATGTGGCCACAGTCAAAGGGGTGGATTTCATCAATGACAGTAAGGCGACCAATGTAAACTCTGTATGGTTTGCGCTGGAAAGCATCGAAAAACCAATCGTACTGATCATGGGTGGTGTTGATAAAGGTAATGACTATGGCGCCATCCGTAGCCTGGTACAGGAAAAAGTGAAAGCGATCGTTTGCCTCGGCATAGATAATAAACCCATTGAAGACGCTTTATCCAATGATACACCGGTAATGGTGAGCACCACCAGCATGAAAGAAGCGGTGGTAACCGCACTCAAACTGGCAGATAAAGGGGATGTTGTACTACTCTCCCCGGCATGCGCCAGCTTCGACCTCTTCAAAAATTATGAAGACAGGGGCCGGCAGTTTAAAGATGCTGTCAGAGAGTTATAA
- a CDS encoding penicillin-binding protein, with protein sequence MYLCLIGMALFGVAILAKIFYIQNVQGAYWRSIADSLHTRYVALDADRGTIYSEEGRMLSTSIPYFDIRIDFAADGLRDKQGRVFRENLDSLSLCLSQMFNDRSDAEYKNLLKEGYKSKDRYFLLKRDVPFNQYQAMRQFPMFRLGKNKGGMIAETKSKRINPFKLLANRTIGLARANSQSVGLERTYDDYLKGVTGKRLMRRIAGGTYVPVEGYDIEPENGRDIVTTIDVNMQDIVETALMNMMTQNEAEHGTCILMEVKTGKIKAIANLGKATDGSYWEDMNYALQVGEPGSVFKLATVISVLEDKFATMNTMVNMDGGKWKVGRRTVFDSEPHPGPQNVTVKHAFELSSNVGMAKLAVQFYSKQPNNFVGHLKKLKLDQITGIDLIGEGHPVIKNTNSRTWSNTTLPWMAFGYEVLVSPLQTCMLYNAVANNGKMMKPYLVNSIMEYGQVVKQFEPTVVLDSICSKSTLSQVRQMLAGVVTNGTARKLQSQYYTFAGKTGTALVANGSRGYADKIYQASFAGYFPANDPQYTCVVVIKNKPHALRFYGASVAGPVFREVADRLFAMAVEKQSPMQATLQLDSTIAMKNGKGADWNTILSALQLPAASTPARNTWVSANVENKKVNFETVAQPKGAVPDVTGMGLKDALYLLENAGLRVVIKGAGKVKTQSLPGGTKIGTEQTIVIELS encoded by the coding sequence GTGTATCTGTGCCTGATAGGCATGGCGCTGTTCGGCGTCGCTATCCTGGCTAAGATCTTTTACATCCAGAACGTTCAGGGTGCCTACTGGCGCAGTATCGCAGACAGCCTGCATACCCGCTACGTAGCCCTCGACGCAGACAGAGGTACCATCTATTCTGAAGAAGGTAGAATGCTTTCAACTTCTATCCCCTATTTCGATATCAGAATAGATTTTGCAGCCGACGGACTCAGAGACAAACAAGGAAGAGTATTCCGCGAAAACCTGGACTCCCTCTCCCTCTGCCTCTCGCAAATGTTTAATGACCGCTCCGACGCAGAATATAAAAACCTGCTGAAAGAAGGCTATAAATCAAAAGACCGCTACTTCCTCCTTAAAAGAGATGTACCGTTCAACCAATACCAGGCAATGCGCCAATTCCCCATGTTCAGGCTAGGGAAAAATAAAGGTGGTATGATCGCTGAAACAAAAAGCAAACGTATCAACCCCTTTAAATTACTCGCCAACAGAACCATCGGACTGGCACGTGCCAACTCACAAAGCGTAGGCCTCGAAAGAACCTACGACGATTACCTCAAAGGTGTCACCGGTAAACGTCTCATGAGACGAATAGCCGGCGGTACCTATGTTCCTGTTGAAGGATACGATATCGAACCGGAAAACGGCCGGGATATCGTTACCACCATCGACGTGAATATGCAGGATATCGTGGAAACCGCACTCATGAACATGATGACACAAAACGAAGCGGAACACGGTACCTGTATCCTCATGGAAGTGAAAACAGGAAAAATAAAAGCCATCGCCAACCTCGGAAAGGCCACCGATGGCAGCTATTGGGAAGATATGAACTACGCACTGCAGGTAGGTGAACCAGGATCCGTTTTTAAACTGGCCACCGTCATCTCTGTGCTGGAAGATAAATTCGCCACCATGAATACCATGGTAAACATGGACGGCGGTAAATGGAAAGTAGGCCGCAGAACAGTTTTCGACTCCGAACCTCACCCAGGTCCGCAAAACGTAACTGTTAAACACGCATTCGAACTCAGTTCAAATGTAGGTATGGCCAAACTCGCCGTTCAATTCTATTCTAAACAACCGAATAATTTCGTCGGCCACCTGAAAAAACTAAAGCTCGACCAGATTACAGGTATAGACCTCATAGGGGAAGGACACCCGGTGATCAAAAACACCAACTCCAGAACCTGGTCCAATACCACCCTCCCATGGATGGCCTTCGGTTATGAAGTACTCGTCAGCCCGCTGCAAACATGCATGCTCTACAACGCTGTAGCCAACAACGGGAAAATGATGAAACCCTACCTCGTCAACTCCATCATGGAATACGGACAGGTAGTCAAACAATTTGAGCCAACAGTCGTACTGGACAGCATATGCTCCAAAAGCACACTCTCCCAGGTCCGGCAAATGCTCGCAGGTGTAGTCACCAACGGCACTGCCAGAAAACTGCAGAGCCAATACTACACCTTCGCAGGAAAAACAGGTACAGCCCTCGTTGCCAACGGCAGCCGGGGCTATGCTGATAAAATATACCAGGCTTCATTCGCAGGTTATTTCCCGGCAAATGATCCCCAGTATACTTGTGTAGTAGTAATTAAAAATAAACCGCATGCGCTGCGCTTCTATGGAGCCAGTGTGGCGGGTCCTGTGTTCAGAGAAGTGGCCGACCGCCTCTTCGCCATGGCCGTTGAAAAACAATCCCCTATGCAGGCAACCCTGCAACTGGATTCTACCATCGCCATGAAAAACGGAAAAGGAGCAGACTGGAACACCATCCTCTCTGCACTCCAGCTCCCCGCAGCCAGTACCCCCGCCCGAAACACCTGGGTAAGCGCCAATGTGGAAAATAAAAAGGTAAACTTCGAAACAGTAGCCCAACCTAAAGGCGCTGTACCGGATGTTACCGGAATGGGACTCAAAGACGCACTGTACCTGCTCGAAAATGCAGGCCTCCGTGTTGTCATCAAAGGTGCCGGAAAAGTGAAAACACAATCACTCCCCGGCGGAACAAAAATCGGAACAGAACAAACTATCGTAATAGAACTGAGCTAG
- the rsmH gene encoding 16S rRNA (cytosine(1402)-N(4))-methyltransferase RsmH — MGEQQYHLPVLLQETTEGLNINPSGTYVDATFGGGGHSRAILEKLNANGRLIVFDQDEDAYRNRIIDDRVTFVQQNFRHMQRFLRLHKAELVDGVLADLGVSSHQFDTAERGFSIRFDGDLDMRMDTRTDFTAAQLLATWSEAKLHLMFQEYGEVTNSKTLAQTIVKNRKTHPMRTIAEFKSVIQPIVKGNPQKYLAQVFQALRIAVNDELGALKDLLAQSAEVLKPGGRLAIITFHSLEDRLVKNFMKSGSFEEAQDDPFGKVTPPKLFKLITKKPVTASDAELKVNSRSRSAKLRVAEKNL, encoded by the coding sequence ATGGGCGAACAGCAATATCATTTACCCGTTCTGCTGCAGGAAACAACGGAAGGGCTGAACATTAATCCGTCAGGGACATATGTGGACGCAACGTTTGGAGGCGGAGGACATTCAAGAGCCATACTGGAGAAACTGAACGCAAACGGCAGACTGATAGTATTTGATCAGGATGAGGATGCCTATCGTAACAGAATTATAGACGACCGCGTAACTTTTGTACAACAGAACTTCAGGCATATGCAACGATTCCTGAGGTTACATAAAGCAGAACTTGTTGACGGTGTACTGGCCGATCTCGGCGTTTCATCACATCAGTTCGACACCGCTGAAAGAGGTTTCAGTATCCGATTCGACGGTGATCTGGACATGCGAATGGACACCAGAACAGATTTTACGGCAGCCCAGCTGCTGGCAACCTGGTCCGAAGCCAAACTACATCTCATGTTCCAGGAATATGGAGAAGTAACAAACTCCAAAACACTGGCACAGACCATCGTGAAGAACAGAAAAACACACCCCATGCGCACTATTGCAGAGTTCAAATCTGTAATACAGCCTATCGTAAAAGGTAATCCGCAGAAATATCTGGCCCAGGTTTTCCAGGCCCTGCGTATAGCCGTTAATGATGAACTGGGCGCACTGAAAGATTTACTGGCCCAATCGGCCGAAGTACTCAAACCTGGCGGACGTCTCGCTATCATCACCTTCCACTCGCTGGAAGACAGACTGGTTAAAAACTTTATGAAATCTGGCAGTTTCGAGGAAGCACAGGATGATCCGTTTGGTAAGGTAACACCCCCTAAATTGTTCAAATTAATTACTAAAAAACCGGTTACAGCCAGCGACGCAGAACTGAAAGTCAACAGCAGATCAAGAAGCGCAAAACTGCGCGTAGCCGAAAAGAACCTGTAG
- the mraY gene encoding phospho-N-acetylmuramoyl-pentapeptide-transferase, whose protein sequence is MLYYFLNYLKSQFNISIIGGGMFQYITFRVTMALLLSLVISLLLGKRIIRLLQRKQIGETIRELGLQGENSKKGTPTMGGLIILSAIVIPTLLFAQVANVYIWLMLISTVWLGLIGFLDDYIKVFKKNKEGLAGRFKILGQIGLGLIVGCTLYFNNDVVVSREVMGANKIAPYERRVKNHPERVTRDGQRFADVKTPITTIPFVKNHEFNYAKLISWIPGAEKYTWAIYILIVIFVITAVSNGANLTDGLDGLATGVSGIIGVGLGVFAYVSGNIQFAEYLNVMYIPNLGELSIFIAAFVGACVGFLWYNAYPAQVFMGDTGSLAIGGIIASLAFIVRKELLIPIFCGVFLVELVSVMVQVSYFKYTKKKYGEGRRLLKMSPLHHHYQKLGYHESKISVRFWIVTIMCVVFAIATLKMR, encoded by the coding sequence ATGTTATATTATTTTTTAAATTACCTGAAATCACAATTCAACATCAGCATCATTGGTGGTGGTATGTTCCAGTATATCACCTTCCGTGTAACGATGGCCCTGTTGCTGTCGCTGGTGATATCCCTGCTTTTAGGTAAACGTATTATCAGACTCCTGCAACGCAAACAGATCGGTGAAACTATCCGTGAACTGGGCCTGCAGGGAGAGAATTCCAAAAAAGGTACTCCTACCATGGGAGGCCTCATCATTCTTTCTGCCATTGTAATTCCTACGCTTTTATTTGCACAGGTGGCAAATGTTTATATCTGGTTGATGCTGATCAGCACCGTATGGCTGGGATTAATCGGCTTCCTGGACGACTATATCAAAGTATTTAAAAAGAATAAAGAAGGACTGGCAGGCAGGTTTAAAATCCTCGGACAGATTGGTCTGGGCCTGATTGTAGGCTGTACGCTTTACTTCAATAATGATGTGGTGGTAAGTCGTGAGGTAATGGGCGCCAATAAAATTGCTCCTTATGAAAGACGCGTAAAAAACCATCCTGAGCGTGTAACCCGCGACGGTCAACGCTTTGCAGATGTTAAAACGCCGATCACCACCATTCCTTTTGTAAAGAACCATGAGTTCAATTACGCAAAACTGATCTCCTGGATCCCTGGTGCTGAAAAATATACCTGGGCTATCTATATACTCATTGTGATCTTCGTTATAACGGCAGTGTCAAACGGCGCCAACCTAACGGACGGACTTGATGGGCTAGCAACGGGGGTATCAGGTATTATAGGCGTGGGACTTGGTGTTTTTGCCTATGTGTCAGGTAATATCCAGTTTGCAGAATACCTGAATGTAATGTATATACCGAACCTCGGCGAGCTGTCTATTTTCATTGCGGCATTCGTAGGGGCATGTGTCGGGTTCCTTTGGTATAACGCTTACCCGGCGCAGGTATTTATGGGAGATACGGGCTCACTGGCCATCGGTGGTATTATCGCCTCGCTGGCTTTCATCGTTCGTAAAGAGCTGCTGATACCGATCTTCTGTGGTGTATTCCTGGTAGAACTGGTATCTGTAATGGTACAGGTATCTTACTTTAAATACACTAAAAAGAAATATGGTGAAGGAAGACGTTTACTGAAGATGTCACCGCTGCACCACCACTACCAGAAATTAGGGTATCACGAAAGTAAAATATCAGTGCGCTTCTGGATCGTTACCATCATGTGTGTGGTATTCGCTATTGCAACACTGAAAATGAGATAA
- the mraZ gene encoding division/cell wall cluster transcriptional repressor MraZ, which produces MTGFLGEYEATLDAKGRFLLPAGFKKQLHESAGGQFVINRGFEKCLSLYPMNEWQPIFERIGKLNDFDPKVREFRRYFLNGATILELDSAGRLLIPKNLLSYASLDKDIVLAAATNKIEIWDSGKYQEFFENFSPGAFSDLAQQVMGGGDNNITI; this is translated from the coding sequence ATGACTGGTTTTCTCGGTGAATACGAAGCAACGCTGGACGCAAAAGGGCGCTTTCTATTACCTGCCGGATTCAAAAAGCAGCTACATGAAAGTGCCGGGGGACAGTTTGTGATTAACCGAGGGTTTGAGAAATGTTTGTCCCTGTATCCGATGAATGAATGGCAGCCCATTTTTGAGCGAATCGGTAAACTGAATGATTTTGATCCGAAGGTAAGAGAGTTCAGACGCTATTTTCTTAACGGGGCAACTATATTGGAGCTGGATAGCGCAGGAAGGCTGTTAATTCCGAAAAACCTGCTTTCTTACGCTAGTCTGGATAAAGATATCGTACTGGCTGCGGCCACCAATAAAATCGAGATATGGGACAGTGGTAAATACCAGGAGTTCTTTGAAAATTTCTCACCAGGAGCCTTCAGTGATTTGGCACAACAGGTTATGGGAGGGGGAGACAACAACATCACAATTTAA